From Helicoverpa zea isolate HzStark_Cry1AcR chromosome 23, ilHelZeax1.1, whole genome shotgun sequence, one genomic window encodes:
- the LOC124642095 gene encoding cytochrome P450 4V2-like, translated as MFAVLVCFVILLIWSWMRMRRPSMPPLLPGALPLIGNSHQLIGDRIQLWKFIQEGGKFCQQQDGVAALMISNYPYYFVTDPDDCLVVSNASLNKPYIYKFAEKFLGSGLITSDEPIWKPHRKLLNPTFNQQIMNTFLHEMNIQARSLVSKLSAEVDKEPFDPRPYFVDFTLSTVSRTSLGLNAEDQTIISNEYADMIEEIFGIYCKRFQKVWLHLSSFYNFSPMKWREEQLIKSLRNILDNVIRKRRVELKQIKHSDETYDLSSGKFTPALDHMLNMADEQNAFTDQEIREHIDTLIAAAYDTSSTTLTNAMILLGSNLHVQEKVLKEIEEVLQDKNADVTKDNLQNLVYLDAVVKETLRLYSAIPFIGRKVEFPVKLKKYTLEPGTTCILLLQSIHLDPKLWGPDVNEFKPERWLDPDTLPKNPNAYVPFGLGRRYCIGRLYTTYVLKTALAHMLRRFVISGDITKVVTQYDIVLKPVIGHHIGLKLRT; from the exons ATGTTCGCAGTTTTAGTatgttttgtgattttattaatatggtCGTGGATGCGAATGCGGAGGCCTTCGATGCCTCCCTTGTTACCTGGAGCCCTGCCGCTTATAGGAAATTCTCACCAGCTTATTGGAGATCGTATAC aattatggAAGTTCATACAAGAGGGGGGTAAATTTTGTCAGCAACAAGATGGAGTTGCAGCGCTGATGATTTCGAACTACCCTTATTATT ttgTTACCGACCCAGATGACTGCTTAGTAGTTTCAAATGCCTCTTTAAATAAACCGTACATCTATAAGTTTGCTGAGAAATTTTTGGGTAGCGGATTAATCACATCAGATG AACCTATTTGGAAACCACATCGGAAACTGCTGAATCCAACATTCAACCAGCAAATAATGAATACATTTTTACATGAAATGAATATACAAGCTCGAAGTCTTGTCTCTAAATTATCAGCTGAAGTAGATAAAGAGCCGTTTGATCCGCGGCCGTACTTTGTGGATTTCACATTGTCTACTGTTAGTC GTACTTCATTGGGCCTAAATGCTGAAGATCAGACTATTATCAGCAACGAATACGCAGATATGATAGAAGAGATATTTGGAATCTACTGCAAAAGATTtcaaaaagtgtggctgcattTATCTAGTTTTTACAACTTTAGTCCCATGAAGTGGAGAGAAGAACAACTTATTAAATCGCTGCGTAACATTTTAGATAAT gtgaTACGTAAACGGAGAGTCGAACTGAAACAAATCAAACATTCAGATGAAACATACGATTTATCATCAG GTAAATTCACACCAGCGTTGGATCATATGCTAAATATGGCGGATGAACAAAATGCCTTCACAGACCAGGAAATTAGAGAACACATAGACACGCTCATAGCAGCTGCTTACGATACATCGTCTACGACCCTTACGAATGCAATGATCCTTCTTGGGTCTAATCTACATGTAcaagaaaaagttttaaaaga AATAGAAGAAGTgcttcaagataaaaatgcggATGTTACCAAAGATAATCTTCAGAACCTAGTGTACTTAGATGCAGTAGTTAAAGAGACATTAAGGCTGTACTCCGCAATCCCTTTTATTGGAAGAAAAGTTGAATTTCCTGTCAAGTTAA agAAATACACATTAGAACCAGGAACGACATGCATACTATTATTGCAAAGTATTCATCTTGACCCCAAGCTATGGGGTCCAGATGTGAATGAATTCAAGCCGGAGCGATGGTTGGACCCCGACACACTGCCCAAAAATCCAAACGCATATGTTCCCTTTGGGCTAGGCAGGCGTTATTGTATTG gaAGATTGTACACAACGTACGTGCTGAAAACTGCTCTTGCGCATATGTTACGACGATTCGTTATTTCTGGGGACATCACAAAAGTAGTTACTCAATATGACATTGTACTGAAGCCAGTTATAGGTCACCATATTGGTTTAAAGTTAAGAACATAA
- the LOC124642050 gene encoding cytochrome P450 4c21-like isoform X2 produces MVLGVLIVACCVLFAVWRLVKPRSPSPTVDPEKLGADSSLSCITSAIWSWLKPRSVKSPTMYPGCLPLIGHGYQLIGDDKHLWKREKEFYDFCLQNNDLIEVRVGTHSMFINRWKIHRKLLNPAFNLNVLQSFVGEFNRQAKLLVSSLASEAGKGPFDIRPYLITNELKSAYRTAFGTKVENSETLTTYSHATEKILTLILERMQNIWLHLSFIYKMTKSSRESDKLAKIMKDITESVINNRKSQLKAAKQFDKVGDSATEDFVPLLDRMLDLADKQNAFTDDDIREHLDTIVGAAYDTTATAVTFILVVIGSHPDVQEKMYQELQKVLDDEERDINKHDLPKLVYMEAVIKETLRLYSPAPRFARTSNTDVKLKNYTLPANSTYIISVYGLHRHAMWGPDKDQFIPERWLDPARLPKNPNFFAAFSLGRRNCIGRLYGVMAIKTTLSYILRHFRVFSDIEKLETGCDVLLKPVAGHFISLESRV; encoded by the exons ATGGTGTTGGGAGTCCTGATCGTAGCTTGTTGTGTGTTGTTCGCTGTGTGGAGACTGGTGAAGCCGAGGTCTCCATCTCCTACCGTGGACCCTGAGAAATTGGGGGCTGACTCATCTC TGTCATGCATTACGTCGGCGATATGGTCCTGGTTGAAACCACGCAGTGTGAAGTCACCGACGATGTACCCTGGATGTCTGCCACTAATAGGACACGGGTATCAGTTAATAGGAGACGATAAAC attTGTGGAAGCGCGAAAAAGAATTTTACGACTTCTGTTTGCAGAACAATGATCTTATTGAAGTACGAGTTGGAACTCATTCAATGTTCA TCAATAGGTGGAAAATTCATCGTAAGCTACTGAACCCAGCGTTCAATCTGAATGTGCTGCAGTCATTTGTCGGAGAATTCAACAGACAGGCGAAGCTACTAGTGTCTTCACTCGCCTCAGAAGCAGGGAAGGGACCTTTTGACATTCGGCCATACTTGATCACCAATGAATTGAAATCTGCTTACC gaACAGCATTTGGAACAAAAGTTGAAAACAGTGAGACGCTTACAACTTACTCTCATGctactgaaaaaatattgacGCTAATATTAGAAAGGATGCAGAATATCTGGTTACATTTATCCTTCATCTACAAAATGACGAAGTCCAGCAGAGAAAGTGATAAACTGGCTAAAATCATGAAAGACATAACGGAATCG GTGATAAATAATCGAAAATCTCAATTGAAAGCTGCTAAACAGTTCGATAAAGTGGGGGATTCAGCTACAG AAGACTTTGTGCCTTTATTGGATCGAATGCTAGACCTGGCTGATAAACAAAATGCCTTCACCGATGATGATATCAGGGAACATTTAGACACCATAGTAGGAGCTGCTTACGATACTACCGCAACTGCCGTAACGTTCATTTTGGTAGTGATTGGATCACATCCTGATGTACAGGAAAAAATGTATCAAGA GCTACAAAAGGTGCTGGATGATGAAGAAAGGGATATAAACAAACATGATCTGCCAAAGCTCGTGTATATGGAAGCAGTGATCAAAGAGACTTTGAGGTTATATTCCCCGGCTCCGAGATTCGCTCGGACTTCTAATACTGATGTCAAGCTGA aGAACTATACCCTACCAGCCAATTCTACGTATATAATATCAGTGTACGGTCTTCATCGTCATGCGATGTGGGGGCCGGACAAGGATCAGTTCATACCGGAACGGTGGTTGGACCCGGCACGGTTGCCCAAAAATCCTAACTTTTTCGCTGCTTTTAGTTTGGGCAGACGCAACTGCATCG GCAGATTATACGGCGTAATGGCGATCAAAACGACTCTGTCGTATATATTACGACATTTTCGTGTCTTCAGTGATATTGAGAAGTTGGAGACAGGATGTGATGTCCTCTTAAAACCAGTGGCTGGCCATTTCATAAGTTTAGAGTCAAGGGTGtag
- the LOC124642050 gene encoding cytochrome P450 4c21-like isoform X1, whose product MVLGVLIVACCVLFAVWRLVKPRSPSPTVDPEKLGADSSLSCITSAIWSWLKPRSVKSPTMYPGCLPLIGHGYQLIGDDKHLWKREKEFYDFCLQNNDLIEVRVGTHSMFILTDPDDSLTVANNCLDKPYIYGFGHNVYGRGLVTAEVNRWKIHRKLLNPAFNLNVLQSFVGEFNRQAKLLVSSLASEAGKGPFDIRPYLITNELKSAYRTAFGTKVENSETLTTYSHATEKILTLILERMQNIWLHLSFIYKMTKSSRESDKLAKIMKDITESVINNRKSQLKAAKQFDKVGDSATEDFVPLLDRMLDLADKQNAFTDDDIREHLDTIVGAAYDTTATAVTFILVVIGSHPDVQEKMYQELQKVLDDEERDINKHDLPKLVYMEAVIKETLRLYSPAPRFARTSNTDVKLKNYTLPANSTYIISVYGLHRHAMWGPDKDQFIPERWLDPARLPKNPNFFAAFSLGRRNCIGRLYGVMAIKTTLSYILRHFRVFSDIEKLETGCDVLLKPVAGHFISLESRV is encoded by the exons ATGGTGTTGGGAGTCCTGATCGTAGCTTGTTGTGTGTTGTTCGCTGTGTGGAGACTGGTGAAGCCGAGGTCTCCATCTCCTACCGTGGACCCTGAGAAATTGGGGGCTGACTCATCTC TGTCATGCATTACGTCGGCGATATGGTCCTGGTTGAAACCACGCAGTGTGAAGTCACCGACGATGTACCCTGGATGTCTGCCACTAATAGGACACGGGTATCAGTTAATAGGAGACGATAAAC attTGTGGAAGCGCGAAAAAGAATTTTACGACTTCTGTTTGCAGAACAATGATCTTATTGAAGTACGAGTTGGAACTCATTCAATGTTCA TATTAACAGATCCAGATGATAGTCTAACAGTAGCAAATAACTGTTTAGATAAACCATACATCTACGGTTTTGGCCATAACGTTTATGGCAGGGGCCTTGTAACAGCAGAGG TCAATAGGTGGAAAATTCATCGTAAGCTACTGAACCCAGCGTTCAATCTGAATGTGCTGCAGTCATTTGTCGGAGAATTCAACAGACAGGCGAAGCTACTAGTGTCTTCACTCGCCTCAGAAGCAGGGAAGGGACCTTTTGACATTCGGCCATACTTGATCACCAATGAATTGAAATCTGCTTACC gaACAGCATTTGGAACAAAAGTTGAAAACAGTGAGACGCTTACAACTTACTCTCATGctactgaaaaaatattgacGCTAATATTAGAAAGGATGCAGAATATCTGGTTACATTTATCCTTCATCTACAAAATGACGAAGTCCAGCAGAGAAAGTGATAAACTGGCTAAAATCATGAAAGACATAACGGAATCG GTGATAAATAATCGAAAATCTCAATTGAAAGCTGCTAAACAGTTCGATAAAGTGGGGGATTCAGCTACAG AAGACTTTGTGCCTTTATTGGATCGAATGCTAGACCTGGCTGATAAACAAAATGCCTTCACCGATGATGATATCAGGGAACATTTAGACACCATAGTAGGAGCTGCTTACGATACTACCGCAACTGCCGTAACGTTCATTTTGGTAGTGATTGGATCACATCCTGATGTACAGGAAAAAATGTATCAAGA GCTACAAAAGGTGCTGGATGATGAAGAAAGGGATATAAACAAACATGATCTGCCAAAGCTCGTGTATATGGAAGCAGTGATCAAAGAGACTTTGAGGTTATATTCCCCGGCTCCGAGATTCGCTCGGACTTCTAATACTGATGTCAAGCTGA aGAACTATACCCTACCAGCCAATTCTACGTATATAATATCAGTGTACGGTCTTCATCGTCATGCGATGTGGGGGCCGGACAAGGATCAGTTCATACCGGAACGGTGGTTGGACCCGGCACGGTTGCCCAAAAATCCTAACTTTTTCGCTGCTTTTAGTTTGGGCAGACGCAACTGCATCG GCAGATTATACGGCGTAATGGCGATCAAAACGACTCTGTCGTATATATTACGACATTTTCGTGTCTTCAGTGATATTGAGAAGTTGGAGACAGGATGTGATGTCCTCTTAAAACCAGTGGCTGGCCATTTCATAAGTTTAGAGTCAAGGGTGtag